A genome region from Coffea arabica cultivar ET-39 chromosome 7e, Coffea Arabica ET-39 HiFi, whole genome shotgun sequence includes the following:
- the LOC113701910 gene encoding histone-lysine N-methyltransferase SUVR5 isoform X3 gives MNEFPEPIAYKTHKVGMKMVKDLTLARRFVMQKLAVSMLSILDQLHSEALIETARNVAAWKEFALEASRCKNYSDLGKMLLKLQNMILQCCINADWLQHSLPSWIQRCQNANSAECVEILKEELVESIVWDEVHSLSNATAQLDLSTEWRTWKHEVMKWFSMSNPISSGGDLEQPSNDSPLTVGIQMSRKRPKLEVRRAEMHGSQAQVIQSSHQDVAVEIDSAFFNGDLNNTASLDSEPSKDSVSVEATAQPISPGTVADRWAEIVVETGNSDVMQLKNVELTPESGAICVSSSDAVGKSRQCIAFIEHKGRRCVRWANEGDVYCCVHLTSRFSGSLSKIESATPVDSPMCEGTTVLGTKCKHRSLLGSSFCKKHRPKDDQGLTSSLPENRLKRKHEESSMRSETTDCKEIVISGGNEAPLHVKPIQVIGGEAFDRSCSLALPEQPREDYSIQEMAHCIGLWSQDGFEPCQESPKRHSLYCEKHIPSWLKRARNGKSRIISKEVFMELLKDCRLMEQKLNLHQACELFYRLFKSILSLRNPVPKEVQFQWVLSEASKDVRVGQFLLMLVCSEKARLESLWGFSVKENLQASTSLDEPVTVPMVVENDQNNENSIKCKLCSENFLDDQTLGTHWMDHHKKEAQWLFRGYVCAICLDSFTNKKVLETHVQERHRVQFVEQCMLFQCIPCSSHFGNPEDLWSHVLSVHPNNFKQSSVVEQPNLSVVDDTLQNPSQEKSAAVDDRNPESQSSIRKYICRFCGLKFDLLPDLGRHHQAAHMGPTPADPRLPKRGLRLYAQKLKSGRLTRPGFRKGIGSASYRIRNRSAQNMKKHIQATSLVSAAKFNVQSVQPDAASLGRLADSQCSAVAKVLFSEIKRTKPRPSNLEILSIARLACCKVSLQASLAAKYGTLPERIYLKAAKLCSEQNILVNWHQEGFICPRGCRLIESAHQLSSSVPLLDDVVVSRSLVPLNPVSSEWTMDECHYVIDSRHFNQDSAERIILCDDISFGKESVPIACVVDENLLGSLHIMPDGSDGQITAHSLPWESFTYVTKPLLDQSIGLEVESSQLGCACAHSVCSPVTCDHVYLFDNDYEDAKDIYGKPMHGRFPYDERGRIILEEGYLVYECNQRCCCSKTCQNRVLQNGIRVKLEIFKTEKKGWAVRAREAILRGTFVCEYIGEVINEQEASERRNRYGNDSCRFLYEIDAQINDISRLTEGQVSFVIDTTNYGNVSRYINHSCSPNLVNHQVIVESMDCQLAHIGLYASRDIAMGEELTYDYRYKLLPGEGSPCLCGAANCRGRLY, from the exons ATGAATGAATTTCCAGAGCCCATTGCATATAAGACACACAAGGTTGGAATGAAAATGGTAAAAGATCTGACTCTTGCACGTCGTTTTGTTATGCAAAAGCTTGCTGTCAGCATGTTGAGTATACTTGATCAGCTGCACAGTGAG GCTCTCATTGAGACTGCTCGCAATGTGGCGGCCTGGAAGGAATTTGCTCTGGAGGCTTCCCGCTGTAAGAATTATAGCGACCTCGGCAAGATGCTTTTGAAACTTCAAAAT ATGATACTGCAGTGCTGCATCAACGCAGATTGGTTGCAACACTCTCTGCCATCTTGGATACAACGATGTCAGAATGCAAATAGCGCCGAATGTGTTGAAATATTGAAGGAG GAATTGGTTGAATCGATTGTTTGGGATGAAGTGCACTCGCTTTCAAATGCAACAGCACAGCTTGACTTGAGCACTGAGTGGAGGACCTGGAAACATGAGGTGATGAAATGGTTTTCAATGTCAAATCCAATTTCAAGTGGTggtgatcttgagcaacccagCAATGATAGTCCATTGACAGTGGGGATTCAAATGAGCAGAAAGAGGCCTAAACTCGAAGTTCGTCGTGCTGAAATGCATGGTTCACAAGCACAGGTTATTCAGAGTTCACATCAGGACGTTGCAGTTGAAATTGACTCTGCTTTTTTCAATGGTGATCTCAATAACACTGCATCATTGGATTCTGAGCCATCTAAAGATTCAGTATCTGTGGAGGCAACTGCTCAACCTATCTCCCCAGGTACTGTTGCTGATAGATGGGCTGAGATTGTTGTTGAAACTGGAAATTCTGATGTCATGCAGTTGAAAAATGTGGAACTGACTCCTGAAAGTGGTGCTATTTGTGTAAGTTCTTCAGATGCCGTTGGTAAGAGTCGCCAATGCATAGCTTTCATTGAACATAAAGGAAGGCGATGCGTACGATGGGCGAATGAAGGTGATGTTTATTGTTGTGTGCATTTAACCTCCCGTTTTTCCGGCAGcttatcaaaaattgaatcagcTACACCTGTAGATTCACCTATGTGTGAAGGTACTACAGTCCTTGGCACTAAATGTAAACATCGCTCTTTGCTTGGTTCTTCTTTTTGCAAGAAACATAGACCAAAAGATGACCAAGGTCTCACCTCAAGTTTGCCTGAGAATAGGCTCAAAAGAAAGCATGAAGAGAGTTCAATGAGATCAGAAACCACAGATTGCAAAGAAATTGTAATATCTGGAGGAAATGAAGCTCCTTTGCATGTAAAGCCTATCCAAGTCATCGGTGGAGAAGCCTTCGACAGAAGCTGTTCACTTGCTTTGCCTGAGCAACCACGGGAAGATTATAGCATCCAGGAGATGGCTCACTGCATAGGTTTATGGTCTCAGGATGGCTTCGAACCTTGCCAAGAAAGTCCAAAACGACATTCTTTGTACTGTGAAAAACATATTCCTAGCTGGTTAAAACGTGCTAGGAATGGCAAGAGTCGGATAATTTCAAAGGAAGTTTTCATGGAACTCCTGAAAGACTGCCGTTTAATGgagcaaaagttgaatttacaCCAGGCTTGTGAACTCTTTTATAGGTTGTTTAAAAGTATACTGTCTCTGAGGAACCCTGTTCCTAAGGAAGTCCAATTTCAGTGGGTCTTATCTGAAGCTTCTAAAGATGTTAGAGTTGGGCAGTTCTTACTGATGTTAGTCTGCAGTGAAAAGGCAAGGTTGGAAAGCCTGTGGGGCTTCAGCGTGAAGGAAAATTTGCAGGCTTCCACCTCTCTTGATGAACCTGTCACAGTCCCAATGGTAGTAgaaaatgatcaaaacaatgAGAACAGTATAAAGTGCAAACTTTGTTCTGAAAATTTTCTTGATGATCAAACACTTGGTACGCACTGGATGGACCATCATAAGAAAGAAGCTCAGTGGCTGTTTAGAGGTTATGTTTGTGCAATCTGTCTGGATTCTTTTACCAATAAGAAAGTCTTGGAAACACATGTACAGGAGAGGCACCGGGTGCAATTTGTTGAACAATGTATGCTTTTCCAGTGTATTCCATGCAGTAGCCATTTTGGGAATCCCGAGGATTTGTGGTCACATGTACTATCAGTTCATCCTAATAATTTCAAGCAATCAAGTGTTGTTGAGCAGCCTAATCTTTCTGTGGTTGATGATACTCTGCAGAATCCTAGTCAAGAGAAGTCAGCTGCAGTAGATGATCGGAACCCGGAGAGTCAGTCTAGCATCCGGAAATACATTTGCAGGTTCTGTGGCTTGAAGTTTGACTTGCTACCTGATCTGGGCCGCCATCATCAAGCGGCTCATATGGGGCCAACTCCTGCTGATCCTCGCCTCCCAAAGAGAGGCCTTCGTCTCTATGCTCAAAAACTGAAATCAGGAAGACTCACTCGACCTGGGTTTAGAAAAGGTATAGGATCAGCGTCATATAGGATTAGGAACAGAAGTGCTCAAAACATGAAGAAACACATTCAGGCAACGAGTTTGGTCAGTGCAGCAAAGTTTAATGTCCAATCCGTTCAGCCTGATGCAGCTAGTCTTGGTAGACTGGCAGATTCTCAATGCTCAGCTGTTGCAAAGGTATTGTTTTCAGAGATTAAAAGAACAAAACCACGACCAAGTAACTTAGAAATCTTATCAATTGCTCGCTTGGCTTGCTGCAAGGTAAGCCTGCAAGCCTCATTAGCGGCAAAATATGGAACCTTGCCGGAGCGAATATACCTAAAAGCAGCAAAACTCTGCAGTGAGCAAAATATTTTAGTCAACTGGCACCAAGAAGGGTTTATTTGTCCCAGAGGATGTAGGCTGATTGAAAGTGCACATCAATTGTCTTCTTCAGTGCCTCTTTTGGATGATGTAGTTGTATCTagatcattggttcctttgaaTCCTGTGTCCAGTGAGTGGACGATGGATGAGTGTCACTATGTTATTGACTCCAGACATTTTAACCAAGATTCTGCTGAGAGAATTATCTTATGTGATGATATAAGTTTTGGGAAGGAGTCTGTCCCAATAGCTTGTGTGGTGGATGAAAACCTTTTGGGTTCTCTTCATATCATGCCGGATGGCTCTGATGGCCAAATTACAGCACACTCTCTGCCATGGGAGAGCTTTACTTATGTTACAAAACCATTGCTTGATCAATCCATTGGTCTTGAAGTGGag AGTTCACAGTTGGGGTGTGCTTGTGCTCATTCAGTTTGCTCTCCTGTAACCTGTGATCATGTCTACCTTTTTGATAATGACTATGAAGATGCAAAAGACATATATGGCAAACCAATGCATGGCCGCTTCCCATATGATGAGAGAGGTCGGATCATTTTGGAG GAGGGTTACCTTGTTTATGAGTGCAATCAAAGGTGCTGCTGCAGCAAAACCTGTCAGAACCGGGTTTTGCAGAATGGCATTCGAGTGAAATTGGAAATATTCAAAACAGAAAAGAAG GGTTGGGCAGTTAGGGCAAGGGAAGCAATCCTGCGAGGCACCTTTGTATGCGAGTATATTGGGGAGGTCATAAATGAGCAAGAAGCAAGTGAGAGGCGTAATAG GTACGGAAATGATAGTTGCAGATTTTTATAcgaaattgatgctcaaataaaCGACATAAGCAGATTGACTGAAGGGCAGGTCTCCTTTGTGATTGATACAACAAATTATGGAAATGTTTCACGGTATATTAATCACAG CTGCTCACCAAATCTTGTAAATCACCAAGTGATTGTAGAAAGCATGGATTGTCAGCTTGCACACATTGGTCTCTACGCCAGTCGAGAT ATTGCCATGGGTGAAGAATTGACATATGATTACCGCTATAAATTATTACCGGGAGAAGGGTCCCCTTGCCTGTGCGGAGCTGCGAATTGCAGGGGTCGTTTATACTAA